From a single Candidatus Aenigmatarchaeota archaeon genomic region:
- a CDS encoding RtcB family protein, translating to MKEKIIKINDFVWEIPKTARDRMSVPARIYASKRLLDEAEDEAVKQLTNVACLPGVVKYVPAMPDMHWGYGLPMGAVGVFDSENGVISSGCTGFDINCGIHMIKTNLTEKEVRPKIKELIDTLFKDVPSGVGSTGRLKVNNTQLEDILVRGARWAVENGYGVDEDLERMEENGSMLGGDPSKVSGEAKKRGSPQLGTLGAGNHFLEVQSVDRIYDPNTAKIFGIEKECQVVIMLHCGSRGFGHQVASDYLKIHEKASKKYGIWLPDPQLVCAPVNSQEGQDYFKAMVCAVNYAFTNRLVMTHWIRESFEKVFKKKWEEMEMHTIYDVCHNICKIEEHEVDGKIRKLYVHRKGATRALPPGHELVPKIYRKVGQPVLIAGSMGTASYILVGTEKAKETFYSTCHGAGRTMSRTGAIKTRWGEDVKRDLERKGIIAKATHPKVLSEEAPEAYKDIDEVIRSVDGAGISRPVARMVPLGVAKG from the coding sequence AGAATGAGTGTTCCCGCTAGAATATATGCCTCCAAGAGACTTCTGGATGAAGCCGAAGATGAGGCAGTAAAGCAACTCACAAATGTTGCATGCTTGCCAGGCGTTGTAAAATATGTCCCAGCCATGCCTGATATGCACTGGGGTTATGGGTTACCAATGGGTGCTGTTGGTGTTTTTGATTCTGAGAATGGTGTGATATCCTCTGGTTGCACGGGTTTTGACATAAACTGTGGAATACATATGATCAAGACCAATCTCACTGAAAAAGAGGTTAGGCCTAAAATAAAAGAATTGATAGATACTCTCTTTAAAGATGTCCCATCTGGGGTTGGTTCAACAGGTAGATTAAAAGTAAACAATACACAACTGGAAGATATATTAGTCAGAGGTGCAAGATGGGCAGTTGAAAATGGATATGGTGTTGATGAGGATTTGGAAAGGATGGAAGAAAATGGTTCAATGCTAGGAGGTGATCCAAGTAAGGTTTCCGGAGAAGCAAAGAAAAGAGGAAGTCCACAATTAGGTACATTGGGTGCAGGAAACCATTTTCTTGAAGTTCAGTCTGTTGACAGGATTTATGATCCAAATACGGCAAAAATTTTTGGAATTGAAAAGGAATGTCAAGTTGTTATAATGCTCCACTGTGGTTCAAGGGGCTTTGGTCATCAAGTAGCTTCCGATTATCTAAAAATTCATGAAAAGGCTTCAAAAAAATATGGGATATGGCTACCTGATCCTCAGCTAGTCTGTGCCCCTGTCAACAGTCAGGAAGGGCAGGATTATTTTAAAGCAATGGTTTGTGCTGTCAATTATGCTTTCACAAACAGATTGGTGATGACACACTGGATAAGAGAATCCTTTGAAAAGGTATTCAAGAAAAAATGGGAAGAGATGGAGATGCACACAATATATGATGTTTGCCACAATATCTGTAAGATAGAGGAGCATGAGGTTGACGGGAAAATTAGAAAGTTATATGTACACAGGAAAGGTGCGACGAGAGCTCTTCCACCTGGGCATGAACTTGTGCCAAAGATTTACAGAAAAGTCGGACAACCTGTTCTTATAGCCGGGAGTATGGGGACCGCTTCATACATACTAGTTGGGACTGAAAAGGCCAAAGAAACATTCTATTCAACATGTCATGGGGCAGGAAGAACCATGTCAAGAACCGGGGCAATCAAGACAAGATGGGGTGAAGATGTTAAAAGAGATTTGGAAAGGAAAGGAATAATCGCAAAAGCAACACATCCTAAAGTCTTGAGTGAAGAGGCACCCGAGGCATACAAGGATATTGATGAGGTAATTAGGAGTGTTGATGGTGCTGGAATTTCAAGACCAGTTGCAAGAATGGTTCCGCTTGGAGTAGCCAAGGGTTAG